In Falco biarmicus isolate bFalBia1 chromosome 7, bFalBia1.pri, whole genome shotgun sequence, a single window of DNA contains:
- the PTGDR gene encoding prostaglandin D2 receptor isoform X1, translating into METEGYRCRSSRYIEGGQSAVPSSVLFAAGLLGNVLALLLLGQHRRRSRSPGGRPPRVSAFYVLVSGLAVTDLLGKCLLSPIVLAAYAYNRSLSELGPGGRSEGEPGVLCQLFAFLMAFFGLAPTLLLLAMALECWLSLGHPYFYRRHFTRRLGATLGPVAAGLCALFCALPLLGFGVPMQYCPGTWCFIRMAGGGPRHLSFPVLYASLMGLLVLAIGACNVSSMRHLYSMARRQPHRGPAATAAPHMEELDHLILLGLMTVLFTICSLPLIGLPEAKFPESHPEGTCPGGGRPVLSPGLAQDRHPTAWLPLNLWVLQKLAPAGEDEEQAFGPVPLPRSILRQHGAGAGRAGVRLAVRGRREVFLHPPQAAFHPREEPCGGSWIPVNISEQQHFVEGLGSTRLQESRRVLACGFRAVGTHRAERGCVCVSIK; encoded by the exons ATGGAGACGGAGGGTTACCGGTGCCGTAGCAGCCGGTACATCGAGGGAGGGCAGTCGGCGGTGCCCAGCTCGGTGCTGTTTGCCGCCGGGCTGTTGGGCAACGTGCTGGCCTTACTGCTGCTGGGCCAGCACCGGCGCCGCTCCCGGTCccccggcggccgcccgccgcgggtCTCCGCTTTCTACGTGCTGGTGAGCGGGCTGGCAGTCACCGACCTGCTGGGCAAGTGCCTGCTCAGCCCCATCGTGCTGGCAGCCTACGCCTACAACCGCAGCCTCAGCGAGCTGGGGCCGGGCGGGCGCAGCGAGGGCGAGCCGGGCgtcctctgccagctcttcGCCTTCCTCATGGCCTTCTTCGGGCTGgcccccaccctgctgctgctggccatggcGCTGGAGTGTTGGCTCTCCCTGGGGCATCCCTACTTCTACCGACGGCACTTCACCCGGCGGCTGGGTGCCACACTGGGGCCGGTGGCGGCAGGGCTCTGCGCCCTTTTCTGCGCCCTGCCACTACTGGGCTTCGGGGTGCCCATGCAGTATTGCCCCGGCACGTGGTGCTTCATCCGTATGGCCGGTGGCGGGCCACGCCACCTCAGCTTCCCCGTCCTCTATGCCAGCTTGATGGGCCTGTTGGTGCTGGCCATCGGTGCCTGCAACGTGAGCAGCATGCGGCACCTCTACAGCATGGCACGGCGGCAGCCCCACCGTGGGCCCGCTGCCACCGCTGCCCCGCATATGGAAGAGCTCGACCACCTCATCCTGCTGGGGCTCATGACCGTCCTCTTCACCATCTGCTCCCTGCCGCTCATC GGTTTGCCGGAGGCTAAATTCCCGGAAAGCCACCCTGAAGGGACCTGTCCCGGGGGAGGACGGCCAGTTCTGTCCCCTGGGCTGGCGCAGGACAGACACCCCACAGCTTGGCTTCCCCTGAACCTGTGGGTCTTGCAGAAGCTGGCACCTGCTGGTGAGGACGAGGAGCAAGCCTTCGGCCCTGTACCCCTGCCCCGGAGCATCCTGAGGCAGCATGGGGCTggcgcaggcagggctggcgTCCGGCTTGCAGTGAGGGGCAGGCGTGAAGTGTTTCTGCACCCTCCCCAGGCTGCGTTTCACCCCAGAGAGGAACCTTGTGGGGGTTCCTGGATACCTGTGAAcatttctgagcagcagcactttGTGGAGGGTTTGGGGAGCACCCggctccaggaaagcaggagggTTTTGGCGTGTGGCTTCAGGGCAGTGGGGACGCACAGGGCGgagagggggtgtgtgtgtgtgtccatcAAATAA
- the PTGDR gene encoding prostaglandin D2 receptor isoform X2 has translation METEGYRCRSSRYIEGGQSAVPSSVLFAAGLLGNVLALLLLGQHRRRSRSPGGRPPRVSAFYVLVSGLAVTDLLGKCLLSPIVLAAYAYNRSLSELGPGGRSEGEPGVLCQLFAFLMAFFGLAPTLLLLAMALECWLSLGHPYFYRRHFTRRLGATLGPVAAGLCALFCALPLLGFGVPMQYCPGTWCFIRMAGGGPRHLSFPVLYASLMGLLVLAIGACNVSSMRHLYSMARRQPHRGPAATAAPHMEELDHLILLGLMTVLFTICSLPLIIRAYMGAFAADINENADLSALRFLSVNSIVDPWVFIIFRTSVFRMFVRRVCRRLNSRKATLKGPVPGEDGQFCPLGWRRTDTPQLGFP, from the exons ATGGAGACGGAGGGTTACCGGTGCCGTAGCAGCCGGTACATCGAGGGAGGGCAGTCGGCGGTGCCCAGCTCGGTGCTGTTTGCCGCCGGGCTGTTGGGCAACGTGCTGGCCTTACTGCTGCTGGGCCAGCACCGGCGCCGCTCCCGGTCccccggcggccgcccgccgcgggtCTCCGCTTTCTACGTGCTGGTGAGCGGGCTGGCAGTCACCGACCTGCTGGGCAAGTGCCTGCTCAGCCCCATCGTGCTGGCAGCCTACGCCTACAACCGCAGCCTCAGCGAGCTGGGGCCGGGCGGGCGCAGCGAGGGCGAGCCGGGCgtcctctgccagctcttcGCCTTCCTCATGGCCTTCTTCGGGCTGgcccccaccctgctgctgctggccatggcGCTGGAGTGTTGGCTCTCCCTGGGGCATCCCTACTTCTACCGACGGCACTTCACCCGGCGGCTGGGTGCCACACTGGGGCCGGTGGCGGCAGGGCTCTGCGCCCTTTTCTGCGCCCTGCCACTACTGGGCTTCGGGGTGCCCATGCAGTATTGCCCCGGCACGTGGTGCTTCATCCGTATGGCCGGTGGCGGGCCACGCCACCTCAGCTTCCCCGTCCTCTATGCCAGCTTGATGGGCCTGTTGGTGCTGGCCATCGGTGCCTGCAACGTGAGCAGCATGCGGCACCTCTACAGCATGGCACGGCGGCAGCCCCACCGTGGGCCCGCTGCCACCGCTGCCCCGCATATGGAAGAGCTCGACCACCTCATCCTGCTGGGGCTCATGACCGTCCTCTTCACCATCTGCTCCCTGCCGCTCATC ATCCGAGCATATATGGGGGCTTTTGCTGCTGATATCAATGAGAATGCTGACCTCAGTGCCCTGCGGTTCCTCTCCGTGAACTCCATCGTGGACCCCTGGGTCTTCATCATCTTCCGCACCTCCGTCTTCCGCATGTTTGTCCGCAGGGTTTGCCGGAGGCTAAATTCCCGGAAAGCCACCCTGAAGGGACCTGTCCCGGGGGAGGACGGCCAGTTCTGTCCCCTGGGCTGGCGCAGGACAGACACCCCACAGCTTGGCTTCCCCTGA